In a single window of the Zea mays cultivar B73 chromosome 5, Zm-B73-REFERENCE-NAM-5.0, whole genome shotgun sequence genome:
- the LOC100280251 gene encoding sucrose transporter 2 isoform X6, translating to MHNDMCCYLGYILGDTTEHCRTYKGSRFRAAIVFILGFWMLDLANNTVQGPARALLADLSGPDQCNSANAIFCSWMAVGNILGFSAGASGEWHKWFPFLTTRACCEACGNLKAAFLVAVVFLLLCMSVTLYFAEESPLDPKDTQGLSDSAPLLNGSRDAAHASNEPNNERFPNGHVGLNNVSANNNTEEFTNVNSNTEKGGVFNDGPGAVLVNILTRMRHLPPGMHSVLLVMALTWLSWFPFFLFDTDWMGREVYHGDPNGDLSERKAYDNGVREGAFGLLLNSVVLGVGSFLVDPLCRMIGARLVWAISNFTVFICMMATTILSWISSDLYSSKLHHIIGANKTVKITALVVFSLLGLPLSITYSVPFSVTAELTAGTGGGQGSCCAYTVLISSLANHSDWYCLCSISRFGHRSPKSCYRGSPDSSVAWSRSMGRSVWRREYPGVRLGFGLLPGSRCARSSQAAKAVQLVPICRVPWIWLMLMPKTPPSAM from the exons ATGCATAATGATATGTGCTGCT ACCTCGGTTACATCTTAGGGGACACCACTGAGCACTGCAG AACATATAAAGGTTCAAGGTTTCGAGCTGCTATTGTTTTCATTCTAGGATTCTGGATGTTGGACCTGGCAAACAATACAGTGCAA GGTCCTGCGCGTGCTCTTCTAGCTGATCTTTCAG GTCCTGATCAGTGCAATTCTGCAAATGCAATATTCTGCTCATGGATGGCTGTTGGGAATATTCTTGGTTTTTCAGCTGGAGCGAGTGGGGAATGGCACAA GTGGTTTCCATTTCTAACGACAAGAGCATGCTGTGAAGCTTGCGGTAATTTGAAAGCAGCTTTCTTAGTTGCAGTT GTATTTCTTTTGTTATGTATGTCTGTTACCCTGTACTTCGCTGAAGAGAGCCCACTAGATCCAAAAGATACACAAGGACTATCAGATTCTGCTCCTCTGCTGAACGGTTCTAGAGATGCTGcccatgcatcaaatgaaccaaaTAATGAAAGATTTCCTAATGGCCATGTGGGTTTAAACAATGTGTCGGCTAACAACAACACTGAGGAATTTACAAATGTGAATTCCAACACAGAGAAAGGAGGAGTCTTCAATGATGGGCCAGGAGCAGTTTTGGTTAACATTTTGACCAGAATGAGGCATCTACCTCCTGGGATGCATTCAGTGCTTCTAGTTATGGCCCTAACATGG TTGTCATGGtttccctttttcctttttgacACTGACTGGATGGGACGCGAAGTTTACCATGGGGATCCAAATGGAGATTTgagtgagaggaaagcttatgacAATGGTGTCCGAGAAGGTGCATTTGGTTTGCTATTGAATTCA GTTGTCCTTGGCGTTGGTTCATTCCTTGTTGATCCACTATGCCGGATGATTGGTGCAAGATTAGTTTGGGCCATTAGCAACTTCACGGTGTTTATTTGCATGATGGCTACAACGATATTAAGTTGGATCTCTTCTGATCTGTACTCAAGCAAACTTCATCACATCATCGGGGCAAATAAAACAGTCAAGATCACGGCATTGGTTGTTTTCTCTCTTCTCGGATTGCCACTCTCC ATCACTTACAGCGTTCCGTTTTCTGTGACTGCTGAGCTGACTGCCGGTACAGGAGGTGGACAAGGTTCGTGTTGCGCATATACTGTATTAATTAGCAGCCTTGCGAACCACAGTGACTGGTACTGTTTATGCTCCATCTCCAGGTTTGGCCACAGGAGTCCTAAATCTTGCTATCGTGGTTCCCCAG ATAGTAGTGTCGCTTGGAGCAGGTCCATGGGACGCTCTGTATGGAGGAGGGAATACCCCGGCGTTCGTCTTggcttcggtcttctccctggcaGCAGGTGTGCTCGCAGTTCTCAAGCTGCCAAAGCTGTCCAACTCGTACCAATCTGCCGGGTTCCATGGATTTGGCTGATGCTCATGCCCAAAACACCCCCGTCTGCCATGTAA